One genomic segment of Clostridium saccharoperbutylacetonicum N1-4(HMT) includes these proteins:
- the recG gene encoding ATP-dependent DNA helicase RecG, producing the protein MDIYSNISVLKGVGPKSMEKLNKCGIFNILDILLYFPRDYEFVDSNVDFENITGEDKQILKCEVVSFGRDIRTKSRKILTTIEFNYNNHKVAGKWFNQPYIKNSFKLGQIYNLMGKFKRIGNTLEVVNPTITCEEALSSEIIPKYPLKGDISNKLLEKLINEILAVMKIKENLPKNIVEKYSLISLDEAIRSIHFPENKEFLDKAIIRLKFQELFTYSMKLLLLKYKIKKNNTGIYFEWAKELNIFKERLPFPLTNAQTKVIRDILRDQKSNYSMNRLIQGDVGSGKTIVALIAIFNVIKNGYQCAFMAPTEILANQHFEEAKKIYKDFDVAIELLTGSTSAKEKQRIKERIKSNETILLIGTHALFQDDVVFSKLGLIVTDEQHRFGVEQRSKLINKGKRADCLVMTATPIPRTLALYLYSDLDVSIIDELPPGRKKIDTRFYLESKKDIAYDLAYDEVKKGRQVYIVCPLIDEDEKEVLNSVETVYNDLTTGVFKDFNVKILHGKMKSSEKDKIIKKFKNNEIDVLISTTVIEVGVNVPNASVMIVENAERFGLSQLHQLRGRVGRGEYSSYCILIANAKSNVTKKRMQIMTESSDGFLISEKDLELRGAGEMFGKKQSGDEGFVLADLYEDMKILRCAKLEANSIIQNESGINSEIITELSKNLEKTSKYICFN; encoded by the coding sequence TTGGATATATATAGTAATATTTCTGTATTAAAAGGAGTAGGCCCTAAGTCTATGGAAAAATTGAATAAATGCGGTATTTTTAATATATTAGATATTTTATTGTATTTTCCACGAGACTATGAATTTGTGGATAGTAATGTTGATTTTGAAAATATTACAGGTGAAGATAAGCAAATATTAAAATGCGAAGTTGTAAGCTTTGGTAGAGATATAAGAACCAAAAGCAGAAAAATTTTAACAACTATTGAGTTTAATTATAACAATCATAAAGTGGCAGGAAAGTGGTTTAATCAGCCATATATAAAGAATTCGTTTAAATTAGGGCAGATATATAATTTGATGGGAAAATTTAAAAGAATAGGTAATACTTTAGAAGTGGTGAACCCAACCATTACTTGTGAAGAAGCACTTTCGAGTGAAATAATTCCCAAATATCCTTTAAAGGGTGATATAAGCAACAAGTTGCTTGAAAAATTAATTAATGAAATTTTAGCAGTTATGAAAATAAAAGAAAATCTTCCTAAAAACATAGTGGAAAAATATTCCTTGATTTCGCTAGATGAAGCAATAAGAAGTATACATTTTCCGGAAAATAAAGAGTTTTTAGATAAAGCAATAATACGATTGAAATTTCAAGAATTATTTACGTACTCAATGAAATTATTATTATTAAAGTATAAAATTAAAAAAAATAACACAGGTATATATTTTGAATGGGCTAAAGAGCTAAATATTTTTAAGGAAAGATTGCCATTCCCACTTACTAATGCTCAAACTAAAGTTATTCGTGATATTCTCAGGGATCAAAAATCAAATTATTCTATGAACAGATTAATTCAAGGTGATGTTGGGAGTGGTAAGACTATAGTTGCATTAATAGCTATTTTTAATGTGATTAAAAATGGATATCAATGTGCGTTTATGGCTCCAACTGAAATTCTTGCAAATCAGCATTTTGAAGAAGCTAAAAAAATTTATAAAGATTTTGATGTTGCAATAGAGCTATTAACTGGATCAACATCAGCAAAAGAAAAGCAAAGGATTAAGGAAAGAATTAAAAGTAATGAAACTATTTTATTAATAGGAACTCATGCATTATTCCAAGATGATGTTGTATTTTCAAAATTAGGGCTAATAGTTACTGATGAGCAGCATAGATTTGGAGTTGAGCAAAGAAGCAAACTTATAAACAAGGGAAAAAGAGCAGATTGCTTAGTTATGACTGCAACACCAATTCCAAGAACATTAGCACTATATCTTTACTCGGATTTAGATGTTTCTATAATAGATGAATTACCTCCAGGAAGGAAAAAGATAGATACAAGATTTTATTTGGAGAGTAAAAAAGATATTGCATATGATTTAGCATATGATGAGGTTAAAAAGGGGAGACAAGTTTACATTGTTTGTCCACTTATTGATGAAGATGAAAAAGAAGTGTTGAATTCAGTGGAGACTGTATATAATGACCTTACAACAGGAGTGTTTAAAGATTTTAATGTTAAGATTCTCCATGGGAAAATGAAATCATCAGAAAAAGATAAAATAATAAAGAAATTTAAAAATAATGAAATTGATGTTTTGATATCAACAACTGTTATTGAAGTTGGAGTTAATGTCCCAAATGCATCCGTAATGATTGTAGAAAATGCTGAAAGATTTGGACTTTCTCAATTACATCAATTAAGAGGAAGAGTTGGAAGAGGCGAATATTCTTCATATTGTATACTAATTGCAAATGCTAAAAGCAATGTAACCAAAAAAAGAATGCAGATAATGACTGAATCAAGTGACGGATTTTTAATATCAGAGAAAGATTTAGAATTAAGAGGAGCAGGAGAAATGTTTGGAAAAAAACAAAGTGGTGATGAAGGCTTTGTACTTGCTGATCTTTATGAAGATATGAAGATTTTAAGGTGTGCAAAATTAGAAGCAAATAGTATAATACAAAATGAATCAGGAATAAATTCTGAAATAATAACTGAATTGAGTAAAAATTTAGAAAAGACTAGTAAGTATATTTGTTTTAATTAA
- a CDS encoding Asp23/Gls24 family envelope stress response protein, which produces MVGFSNENGNINYSEEVLAKVVGLSTMECYGVVGMVSKNATEGLWELMRIENLSKGVKIQLTDEEKLQIELFIMVEYGTKISVIANNIIQKVRYSVENYTGLKVSAITVNVQAVRV; this is translated from the coding sequence ATGGTTGGATTTTCAAATGAAAATGGTAATATAAATTATTCAGAAGAAGTTTTAGCCAAGGTTGTAGGATTATCTACAATGGAATGTTATGGAGTAGTTGGAATGGTTTCCAAAAATGCCACAGAAGGTCTATGGGAACTTATGAGAATAGAGAATTTAAGCAAAGGTGTAAAAATACAATTAACAGATGAAGAAAAATTACAGATAGAGTTGTTTATTATGGTGGAATATGGGACTAAGATTTCAGTAATAGCAAATAATATAATACAAAAAGTTCGTTATAGTGTTGAAAATTATACTGGTCTAAAAGTTTCGGCTATAACAGTAAATGTGCAAGCGGTTAGAGTCTAG
- a CDS encoding DAK2 domain-containing protein, with protein MEYAKINGRDFYNMVVNASNKLLEQSEFVNALNVFPVPDGDTGTNMSMTFKAAVKEIENMDTDSIGEISKKLAKGALMGARGNSGVILSQILRGISKGLEGKKEVDVSEFAVGFFEGSNSAYKAVMRPTEGTILSVIRAASEAAVASNANDVVSFMEEVTVKAKEMLDRTPELLPALKKAKVVDSGGMGLYIILQGMFEALKDGISAEIKDITPGASNNSVAQDTQEIDIKFGYCTEFIIIGDAKRAKEFQSQIESLGDSMIVVGYEDVIKVHIHTNDPGLVLSKAVAIGELSKIKIDNMREEHREILMNAQDKENNSNMDENEVVENEKKEYGFITVAMGDGISNIFKDLGMDCVIEGGQTMNPSTQDFLDAVNKINAEHIFIMPNNKNIIMAANQAAEISEKDIRVIPTTTIPQGITCATMFNFDSSVEENCNNLKNAIEDVKTGSVTYAVRDTEIDGIDIKQGNMLGLVEGKIKEVGKDKKEVASKVLEDMLDEDCELITVYYGEEVSDEEASEFENELQDKYEEFDIQFYKGNQPLYYFLMSVE; from the coding sequence ATGGAATATGCAAAAATTAACGGCCGTGATTTTTATAATATGGTTGTAAATGCTAGCAATAAATTATTAGAACAAAGTGAATTTGTAAATGCACTAAATGTATTTCCTGTGCCAGATGGTGATACGGGAACTAATATGTCTATGACATTTAAAGCAGCAGTTAAAGAAATAGAAAATATGGATACGGATTCTATAGGAGAAATATCTAAAAAGTTAGCTAAAGGTGCTTTAATGGGAGCTAGAGGTAATTCAGGTGTTATTTTATCTCAAATTCTTAGAGGTATTTCTAAAGGGCTAGAAGGAAAAAAAGAAGTGGACGTTTCAGAATTTGCTGTAGGCTTTTTTGAAGGATCAAATTCGGCATATAAGGCAGTTATGAGACCAACAGAAGGAACCATTCTTTCTGTAATTAGAGCGGCTTCTGAGGCGGCAGTGGCTTCTAATGCTAATGATGTAGTAAGTTTTATGGAAGAAGTAACTGTAAAGGCAAAGGAAATGCTAGATAGAACTCCTGAACTATTACCAGCTTTAAAAAAAGCTAAAGTAGTTGACTCTGGAGGGATGGGATTATACATTATATTACAAGGTATGTTTGAAGCTTTAAAAGATGGAATTAGTGCAGAAATAAAAGATATAACACCAGGTGCGTCTAATAATTCTGTAGCACAAGATACTCAAGAAATTGATATTAAATTTGGATATTGTACTGAATTTATAATAATTGGAGATGCTAAACGTGCAAAAGAGTTCCAAAGTCAAATAGAATCTCTTGGTGATTCTATGATTGTTGTTGGATACGAGGATGTTATTAAAGTTCATATACATACAAATGATCCTGGATTAGTATTGTCAAAAGCAGTAGCTATAGGAGAATTATCAAAGATTAAAATAGATAATATGAGAGAAGAACATAGAGAAATTTTAATGAATGCTCAGGATAAAGAAAATAATTCGAATATGGATGAAAATGAAGTTGTAGAAAATGAGAAAAAGGAATATGGATTCATTACTGTAGCAATGGGAGACGGAATTTCTAATATCTTTAAGGATTTAGGAATGGATTGTGTTATCGAAGGTGGTCAGACAATGAATCCTTCGACACAAGATTTTTTAGATGCTGTCAATAAAATAAATGCTGAGCATATTTTTATTATGCCAAATAACAAAAATATAATTATGGCAGCAAATCAAGCGGCAGAAATATCAGAAAAAGACATAAGAGTAATACCTACAACAACAATTCCACAAGGAATAACTTGTGCAACAATGTTTAATTTTGATTCTAGTGTTGAAGAAAATTGCAACAATTTAAAGAACGCAATTGAAGATGTTAAAACTGGTTCAGTAACCTATGCAGTTCGTGATACTGAAATTGATGGAATAGATATTAAGCAAGGAAATATGTTAGGGCTTGTTGAAGGAAAGATAAAGGAAGTAGGAAAAGATAAGAAAGAAGTTGCAAGTAAGGTTCTAGAAGATATGTTAGATGAAGATTGTGAGCTTATAACAGTATACTATGGAGAAGAAGTTAGCGATGAAGAAGCTAGTGAGTTTGAGAATGAATTGCAAGATAAATATGAAGAATTTGATATTCAATTCTATAAAGGAAATCAGCCTCTTTATTATTTTTTAATGTCAGTAGAATAG
- the rpmB gene encoding 50S ribosomal protein L28: protein MARRCEICDKGVVAGVSYSHSHRQSKRTWAPNIKKVKALVNGTPKTVHVCTRCLRSGKVQRAI, encoded by the coding sequence ATGGCAAGAAGATGCGAAATTTGTGATAAAGGTGTTGTAGCTGGAGTTAGCTATAGCCATTCACATCGTCAATCAAAGAGAACTTGGGCTCCTAACATAAAGAAAGTAAAAGCTTTAGTTAACGGAACACCAAAAACTGTTCATGTATGTACAAGATGCCTTAGATCTGGAAAGGTTCAAAGAGCAATATAG